Proteins from a genomic interval of Terriglobia bacterium:
- the efp gene encoding elongation factor P has translation MFVMGNDLRRGMLIRHNNELHKVFSVEHRTPGNLRAFVQAKIRNVRTGAMFEHRFRSQDSVEKVNVDESEMEYLYKDGTNYFFMDTKTYEQTNISEDMLGEDANYLTPNLKVQIMVFEGRPIGIELPATVDLKVVEVEPGLKSATVSNVGKPAKLETGLTVQVPAFIDAGEVIRVDTEEGKYLERVR, from the coding sequence ATGTTTGTCATGGGTAACGATTTACGGCGTGGGATGCTGATCCGGCATAATAATGAACTGCACAAGGTGTTCAGCGTGGAACATCGCACTCCCGGGAACCTTCGGGCTTTTGTACAGGCCAAAATCCGCAATGTGCGAACCGGCGCCATGTTCGAACACCGATTCCGCTCACAGGATTCCGTCGAGAAGGTCAACGTGGATGAGTCGGAGATGGAATACTTGTACAAGGATGGGACGAATTACTTCTTCATGGACACGAAGACCTACGAGCAGACCAACATTTCCGAGGACATGCTCGGGGAAGACGCGAACTACTTGACCCCCAACCTGAAGGTCCAGATCATGGTCTTTGAGGGGCGACCTATTGGCATCGAGTTGCCCGCGACGGTGGACCTCAAGGTGGTGGAAGTGGAGCCCGGGTTGAAGTCCGCCACCGTCTCGAATGTCGGGAAGCCCGCCAAACTTGAAACCGGGCTTACCGTTCAGGTTCCCGCGTTCATCGATGCGGGTGAGGTGATCCGCGTTGA